A window of Poecilia reticulata strain Guanapo linkage group LG23, Guppy_female_1.0+MT, whole genome shotgun sequence genomic DNA:
CTTAGGATCTACATACTGACTCAAACACATGTTTTTAAGAAATTGGACTTAAACAAAGTTGTGGCTTTCTTCAGTCACATGAAGCAAATGATGTTGGGCATATTTGTGCTTGATTAACACCTtaacctcacttcctgtttggcgTATCTACCTATAGCATAACGCCTTTGAAGAAAGCTTTTCCTTAGAGAGCATTTGTGATCACGTTTTAGAGCATTGTAGTGAATCAATAAATCACAGGATTTCCAAAGGGTTTTCAAGCAGctaagtacatttaaaatacatcttTCCTCGCCAAACATCATTATAAGTCGGGAGAGCGCAGAAAGCCGCAGTCATAATTTTACAGTTTCGAATCCCAGTTTTTATAACAAGCAGTGCCTACTGCGGTACTGAACCtgttaaaaacactgaattgaTCTCGGAAGGTTGGGATacagaaaatgataaaataatcaatagagTAGCTAAATTTCAGACCATTTTTGAACaaatgaagttaaaataaagGTAATTATGTGCATAttgaacttaaaaatatatatattaaggGACATCCTTACATGTcccaggggggaaaaaagcaccagaaaaacaacttacttGAAAAAATATTGGTTGAAAGCACAATCTTCTATATGATGGAAGCATGTAAAAGTGTGAATATCATGTAAGTACAAGtaaaattgctttgttttacaGCAGTAAGGCTTCAAAcagtaatataataatattaatcTAACCATGTAGATCACTTTTCAAACATCAGTTACATGCAGTAACATGTATAAAATCATAACATATATTGCTACAGCACATTATAGCCTGGTTATGGTATGCAGCTCCATGTGCCAATTCAAACCACGTACGCTTGTAGGAGTttgtaaagtgtgtgtgtgtgtgtgttttaagacATACTGCTGCCTCTAGAAAGCGCCGGGAACGTATCTGTTGGACTGGAGGAGAGCTATAAACTCCTGTTTCCTTTTGATCTGTCCCATCAGCTTGATGCTCATGGCGAGTAAGATGATCTGAGAACGGAAGCAgaatgcaacaacaacaaaaaaaaaaaatgcgtaAGATTCGAGCCGCTTACTCGCTAAACGCTAAGCGAGGTAAGTAGAAGTTTGACGTAAATGTGACGAAGCGAAAGCCTCACCCAGAATACTCCGCTCCCAAACTGTATTACCATCACCAAGGAGAAGGCCAGCTTCAGTTCGGAGAGATAAATCGGTAGGCAAGGCTGCGGGACGAAACAGCACGGCAACATAAAAGGCTCGAAGCAGCAGGCGTAAACAGGGTATTGATCTGGGTGGTGTTAATGTTGTTTTCCACTGTGTCCAATTACACCTACTGAAGTTCACTCGCCGGCTGTTTACAGAGCGACAGCGAAGGTCAGAGGGAAATGGCCAGtttgttcctctttttaatcaacagtcacttaaatgtcagaaaaaacgcataaagaagaagaactgGATGAGGCCAAAATTTAGTTAATCAATTTAGCTAAtcaataaaaccaaagtaaTTGCTTTTAGGCCTCCTGAGATCATTATTGTCAGtcttttttgcattattttggtGTGGAGCATTGATACGTCCCGCCTTCTACCAACATATTAAGGTTGTTGTAGCGCTGTCAGATGCATCCTTTTGGGCATCGTCAGTACAAATGGCTTCCGTCTCTGGTTGCATtgaagattttctgtttctgttgttatCTAGAAACAGCATTTGATTTaaacttcttgttttattttgctaagATTTCCCTACTGTGGAATCGGTTagagctacttcctgtttcatgggTTTTACACCTGGCTTCAGTTTCTAATCAGCATACCTGTAGTGAATTTGCAATCATCATGTCTGGTACTTATTCTTCAGAAATTCAGCCCCACACTGGATTTGTAAggcttgagttttttttttttttttgttccccgtGTCATCTTTTCATCACTCTTCCACTTGCAGTCCCATTTGTTAAGACATAAGAGTTGTCGATAGTGACTTCTGGGATAACACCAAACACTTAAGAATTGATGAAGTTATTTATGAGACTGTGTCTGTGGCGTGTTTTACCTCTCGATAAACATACTGGTTCTTCGGCGCCCCGATAGTGGCGCTGCCCCGTAGTCGAACCTGGTTGAAAGACCAAAGATTAACCCtgattgtaaaatgaaaaatgcaaaaatttcaAATCCtcctttagttgtttttcttatcattttaattgtaaatcAACAACTCACTGGTGCCACTTtcttgttgtagttttttttacactgtatATAGTCTATATTTGCAGGTTTAGTcgaagtattttgtttttagatcagTACTATGaaagaaagctaaaaatgtcctttttgtgGTGTAGAAAACTCACCTTAACAAAACATTGAAGTATTAATTGTTAAAATTCTCAAGCCTAATTCTCTTAgtcttaatttttaatattacaaCACCAAAAGACCAAAACCAATgcgcttttgtttttgtaaccatatttattttgattaaagtACAACACGACGaccaaattacataaaataatcgTGATTAtgttgctaatattttaaaagacgGGGAGTACTCACACATTTTCCTGGATAGTGACAGTTGCAGGAGGCGGGGATGGACGCACCCCAGTCCTTGTACCCTTCAATGAGACCGCAGCATTCCAACTGGAACGGACACAAACCGGATTAagattaaacataaaacaagagcCACTTAATCAACAACTTGTAAAACGTTTAACAAGAAGGAAAAGTTTTAGCAAACTAATAACTCACTTTCTGGGGATCTCTAAATGAAACAACACCAAGTTGTTTCATTTAGAGATCCCCAATATAACCTCACATCAGCCTGTGAGGTTATATTAAAGTTAAATGAGAAAGTTAGTAAGTGGCTTTTCACCAGGGATACAGTAAGCTCTTGTCACCACTGGGTGGCGatagcaaaattatttaaagttcagctgctctgttttagTGACGCTACTGTTCCATTAACTTTGCCTTTAGAAAGAAAGACATCCAATATCAGTaatctacatttaaaataactttatttaaaaaacaaaaccaaaaccagaagaTATTAGttactaaaatatttctatttatgaTAGTGACCTGAAAAAGTGAGCAGAATTTACAAGAATCCAttagattgatttattttatgtgggTTGATAACTTTATTAAGAGTTTTCTTGAAAACTATTGAGAAGTTGGACTCTTAATAAGAGGTAGAGGCATCAATTCATGTGGAGCTAATGTTCTTATTAGAACCAAGTTTcacagaaattttaaagaaatataaaaatattatcaaaCTACAAAATCTCTGGCTTACTTCCTCTTGGATATTATGTAGCAACGTCCTGTTGGCTTTGTTGGGCGCAGTGAGCGGCATCATGGCCAGCAGCTTGGACTCCTCACGGACAACACGCTtctgaaaacagacaaagagCTCTGAAGAAAAGGTTTGCAAAATGTGCAAACACGTGGGATTTAAACATCGTACCTCATAAACATCTTGGTAACTCAGTGCCGTTCTGATGATTATTGTTTGACTGGCCGCCGCCATCCCGGCTGCGTACTGCACGCAGACACACAGGCATTTAAATACAATAATTATTCCTTCACAAACAGAAACCCAAAAACACACAAGGCGCTTTAagattttttgtgttgttttttttttgtttaccagaATCAAACACCATCTCTTCCCTTTGCAGGCCCCAAACACACCGAGCACAGACAGCAGCAGGCAGCCAACCTCGATCACATACATCATTGCTACAGAAATGCTGGGAACCATCTgaagagaaaagtaaaagtGCATTTCAGTGCCTTCTAAAGTGTTCATACTGCACAAAATATGTCACATTGAAACACTAAATGCCATTGTTTTCCAAGGAAAATGATGTATGGTTATgagttgtttttacaaaaaagtattGTGAACCTCAACTTTGGTTTACGGTCTTTGGTTGTCTTTGGAAATCGGACTTACCattgctttcttcttgccacgctttaacattttcacttggtagaaaatgaaaacatgttgaaaatctACTACTTCCCTTCTACACTCTACTTCAGGTTAGTCTGTCAGGTAAAATCCCCTTAAGATAgagtttattataaaaatgtctaCTATTTTGATCTGAACAGGTGCAGCACTAATATAGCATGATAAAGCTTCAGAACCTAACTTTTGAAGGCAACTCAACATCTTCCTCGCAAATAGTTGAACGACCAGGTTATTCCAGTGAGACAAAATAGGAAAATTGCTTCCATTTTGCATTTGGGATTCATTAATAATTCCTCACCTGCCTTGTTAGCTTTTTTCAGCCCTCAATAAACGTATATATGCTTAAAAGCTGCATACATCCATATAACTACATCAGAAACATCAGAAGTGTATCTTACCTTGCCAGTTTGTATGAGGTCCCTATGCCAAATAACAGTCATCCTCAACATGAAGAAACACAAAGCCTAgaaaaaacatatacatttatttatttaattaattattttagcttttagatCATTTAAACCAGATTTAATTCAGGTTTTTGACATCTGAAATGATATATTATAGTTTATATCGTAAATCCTTAAAGGTTATGTTTTCTTGAAGCCACTGCTGTTACTTCTTAAAGGAGCAGTGActtatttagaaaagaaagaaaagcaataaaaacccAACCAATCAAAACATCGACCTGCTTGCATGTAACTCGTGTGACAAGCATTACCCCCCTTCAAATGTATAATTTGTTCATATAACAGTAGCATTTATataagacaaaaacattaactgatACATTTCAAGAAGATACCAAACAGGCCTGTTCGGGTAAACTCCATTCACAGCCGCTGGAATGTGCTTACCATATGTACAGCGTTAGCGAAAATAAACGGCCTTTTCAGGCTCGTTTTATCCGCCACCACGACCACTGAGCTCTTCTGCATTCTCGCTGCTGACTCTTCCAGGTTTTAAAACGCCcccaccctttttttttcttcttttcttttcttttttacataagaagaaaacagaaagaagctTGCCGTGGAGACTGTAAGGGCATCTGTCGTCTGTATCCGCACAGGACGTCACTGTGATGTGCTGGATGCTGACTCCGTGCTGCCTTCAGGTGGCGTCCGGAAGTGTAGGAAATAAGAAGTCTAGTAGTTCTGAACAGCCCGGTTATTATAAAAGCGCATTAGCAAGGCTGTAGCTAGGATTATGGACATGTTAAGTAAGCGAAATCCattcttaattgttttttaagctTTAGATATGATTTAATCCTATAAAATATcatttatctaaatgttttgcCTTCAGAATAGTTTATTCTCCTGAAAGACAATCCCCCAAAACATGGCAAATTGTAAATGATCTGCTCTGgatgtttcacaaaaatcatgtactttttataaatgaaatgtaatattggaactttaatacatttttatggctCTCTTTCCATCCCAGCACCAGTTCTGGCTGTgtcttttactttaaaaatcttCAACGGCGTCAATGTTTATACATTCAGACCAAGAAACCAAGCTTCCACTGGTATATGAGTCATAATCCACTATCACTTTGTATTCCATGAGTGTGGTCCAGTGCTTTCTTTCTTCTCCAAGAAATCTCAGggaaatctgaaaattgatCGATataatttggaggaaaaatccTAACATCCCAGATTATTGGAAGATCTAGTGGTTCAAATAAGCCCAATCACAGTAGTTGTAACATTCTTTAAATATTGTTCTTTATTCTAATCTAATTAcaggttaaaatgtttttgttaaaacactTGTTTTGTAATTGCTAGTTAAGAATAGATACATTAACAACTTAGctcaatttatttatacagcagtCCAATCAAAATTATGTCACATCACAATCAAACCTGGCTGACTATTTCATACTAGTTGGTAAAAGGTCGTTCAGGTTGTCCGATATTGAATCCACCCGAAGCAAGCATGTGGCAACCACTCCCTGTGGGAGaaggctgcagcagaaccaggcaATCTGAAACAACTGGCTTTGGGTTGAGAGGATagggaggagagaaagaaaaaaaaccccacaaaggCACAGGGTGAGGgtacaaagaaaagcaaaacaaatcaacGCAAGGTTAATGTCTGCACCCAGGATCTCTGTAGAAGAGTCTTATTAGCGTCTTATtagaaaaaccttaaaaaaaaccaaaggaaCTTTATTGCAGCACTGATACgttacctttaaaatgttactggAAATGGTGTACTATTACTATTACTGCTTCAGTAACATGTGaagcttttaattttgtttctttttatcaataagGACAATTGAAATCAGCAAAAAGATTGGGAGCttatcaaataaattataaaatatggTTGGAATTTAACCTTTAGATTTACCCACATCTGAAGTGCCATTTCCTAAACAATTGACTTCATTTCCCACAGTGCATCATTAGGTATGAGGCTTGGCTGGGTAGAGAAAACAGGTGGGGCAGGTTTCTATTGTTACACACAGGTGATGTGAAGAGGGCAGGACTCAGGTGAGGAAGAACAGGAAAAACTGATGGAAGGAACTCGGTGGGAGGAACCGTGAACGAATGTTTATGCGTGTAAGAGAGCAATAAGTAAGTGCCTGGGACTGCAGACTGCTATAAAAAGACATATCTTTTAACTAATACTATcaagaagatttttttcatttttatttattcatattttttggtGGAAGGGGGGATTACTGGAGCCCGTTTTACAGGGACTTAAAGGATGGGATGGATTTTCATGTCATTTGTTGCCGTGGGCAGTAAAGTGGGTCAACACCTGAGAAGGAGCTAAAAGGAGAAGCTGAACTGAGACCGTTTTGTCCCGCTGAAAGAGCACAAGAGAGGAAGGACATGCTAAACTTTCTGGGGATACTAAAGAGGAAGAATGCATAACTGGACAGGAAAATATACATAGAAGCAGTTGATTTCTGATGCATCTACTATATTAACCACAAACTAATTCGGTGATAAATATTCTCCTTAGCTGTTGCTGcttggaatattttattttattttttttttagtatcaTTTTGGGCTTGTTTTTATGCCTCGATTCAACCCTAAAGATAACTAATCACCTTTCAGCTACAAAAGGTCAAACATTCCAAGAGATCTACAGTTCAGCTAAAGGAGGGATCATTTCCTCTACTCACACTGAaaacgacacacacacacacacacactccactgTACTTCCACCATGCAGGCACCACCACCTGAACACGATGACACTTTTGATTTCCTGTTCAAGATCATCCTCATTGGGGACACCAATGTGGGGAAGACCTGCGTGCTCCAGAACTTTAAGTCAGGGGTTTTCTCTGACAAACAGCAGAACACCATCGGAGTGGATTTCACAGTGAGGACGGTGGATATTGAAGGAAAGAAAGTAAAGGTAAGCTTTCTACATAGCGTGTGTTTTAGACATGCAAAAGACATTAAATGAAGGAGTATAAATCCGAACGTTATATCGGCGTAAGACTCGGCAGTACTGAAATATGTTAGTCAGACACACGTGAGCAATAATGGAAAGTAGAGATTCTATTTTGGGGGtagttttgttggttttaaaaaagaaattgaaattaACAGCTACCAAATTCATTTTCCCTGGGCTCCACATTTAGGAGACCTCTTTTTCAAAGGAGTTTCCTCCAGTGACAGAATAGCAAGTGGCAGTGGCAGTTTGACTCGGTCCAAAACAAGCCTGACAGGCTGTTGGTATGAAGAACCGGTCCATCAGGTTCCTCCCTTTGTGCCTTTGTAATGCCACAAATTGATCTTGGACTGATCGCTCATGTCCTGCACTTGCTATTGAAAAGGAAGTTGTTACTTTTTTGAAACTTTCATCAAAAACTCATAAcgtttcataatgttttttttatgttgctattGTTTAAcgtatttcattgggatttaaTGTTGTTAGATCCACACAGCACAATACGGCCTGCACAATGTTTCACAATGGGGATAATGTGTTCAGTGTGATGTGGCCGGTGCATAACTATCCATGCTGCTTGCTGCTGTGTCCCCTTCATGACTTTTGATCAACTTTTTAATAGTTTATGTTTAAGTATATTAGGGTAAAGAGTGCTGAATACAAATCCACACCCATCTTTTCAGGtgtttatgtgtaaaaatgttgaaaaaaacactgattatgTTCCTCCcactttacattttgcattgcCTTGTATGACCTATCACGCACATTTAGTACTAAttcattaagtttaaaaaagatGACTACTTTTGCAAATTTGGGAgtgttttccatatttaatcTTTTGCTCTTGTCATTgcaaggaaaatattttcaccatCAAAAAGCAATTGTGGACAGGTGGAATATAGCaagtcaataaaatgtaatgagtTTGAGTGGCTTAAATTTGAAACATCTggatgcatttcatttttttcatacaagcaaattttgtttctgcttctacAAATGTCACCTGCAATTACTACACCTTAAGGTTGTAATAAGTGGAAATATACATGAACTGCCAAGATCTTGCTGTTCATATGAGTTATTATTTTCGACTACTCATGTGTCTGTGTCTTCGCTCAACCCCAACAGCTATTTCCTGCCTGAGGCTGTCTGTGaagttgtttttgcagctgACACAgctatgtttctttttttttttttcttttttttttttacctttttctacGTACAAAAGGAAAGGaattaagtatttatttcaCCACTAAAATACATCTTAGACTAGTCAAACCTGCATTTACTTTCGGAAGACATTTGGAAACAACACTTCATTTCAGTTCTTGCTGCTAAATGATAACTTGTCTCCACTAACTAGCTGTGGTGTATTGGAAGGGGCTGGCCCGTTGAGTTTACGCTGGTTGCTACAACGTTACAAAAGTCTCCTAAATCCATGGGGAGTATCCTCAGAGATATGCTATAAGGGCTTGGGATTCTCCGCAGGGAAACCAACAGGCTTCCCCCGCCTACCACATATGTGTTTGTTGCTAAAGCCCTCTGCAGCTTACAGGCTACACATATTGTCAACATATAAAATTAACTCAAATGCCCAATTATTGGGGATAATTTTCACAAACTCAAAGCAACATCTCAGGAAACATCCTCGTGTGCTTCCTGAAGGCCTCTAGCTTCTCATTATCTCTAGTAGTGATCATTAAACTCGTTAAAGAAGGAAGAACAAGCTTTCAGTTAAAGTTTATGGATCAGACCATAATAAGTCACATGGTCAAAATCGGGCAACTATAACACCCCAGATGACAAGAAGCACATGAcatattttgttgaatttctcTTTATGTAACACATTTTAACTGGAGCAACATTTCTCTCACAGTTGTGCACAACATAAagttatatttagtttttctatgACAGTTTTTCTTCTATAGTGAGGAGCATTGTCCTTTTGCATCACTGACAGTTTACCATATGGTAGAGGAAGTGTTAGTGTGACACTTCCTGTCTTTGCCCTCATTTACATTTGATAGCTAAAGTGGTCTGGACTCAGCCCAGGCCCATATTTTGAGCAtgggtttgtttctgtttgacgCCGGGCAACACTAACGTTCTCATAAAAATCAGCTTATTATTTTTGGCTGCCTTTAAGTCGCcttaataataagaaaaagtaAACACAATTAAATCATAGCGTCTCATGTTTGTTGCCATTCATCTTTCAGTCACactcacaaaagtaaaaatctcctTAAATGGTTTTCGCGACACAAACTGTTGACCTTTCCCTCCCAGCAAAATTTTGTTAAAAGGATAACATTGCTTGGAGTCTAAATGACATCTATAGATATTTTCatgtgattaaaatgttcttggGTGGATTAAATGGCCAGACTCTGTCTTTCAATACTTTAGATTGCTAAAAATTTGAGCCTACACAAAGTTCTGCATTGTTTTGCGGCGTA
This region includes:
- the LOC103459441 gene encoding tetraspanin-8-like → MQKSSVVVVADKTSLKRPFIFANAVHMALCFFMLRMTVIWHRDLIQTGKMVPSISVAMMYVIEVGCLLLSVLGVFGACKGKRWCLILYAAGMAAASQTIIIRTALSYQDVYEKRVVREESKLLAMMPLTAPNKANRTLLHNIQEELECCGLIEGYKDWGASIPASCNCHYPGKCVRLRGSATIGAPKNQYVYREPCLPIYLSELKLAFSLVMVIQFGSGVFWIILLAMSIKLMGQIKRKQEFIALLQSNRYVPGAF